The Vicia villosa cultivar HV-30 ecotype Madison, WI linkage group LG1, Vvil1.0, whole genome shotgun sequence genome includes a region encoding these proteins:
- the LOC131598633 gene encoding uncharacterized protein LOC131598633: MQNMFANHEYSGYDCIELYVTLPEVQPTQMVESQVIDALEDEQAEVDVVDEEEEAPEIEVDNLVNEESEDEPEVVVPRDQVHMPPAHMRNLNFDGDDEPSTDIFYDPYTQTNQRLKVGDIFRSKEACIMAIKRFHMANNVDFRVDRANVERYKIYCRNNDCGFRLHASYRKRSDSWVIGYISQDHTCVNTNVSQDHCKLSYNIICQEILPLVEKDPSLKVKTIISHIVATYNYTMSYRKAWLAKTKAIEIVYGNWEDSYKRLPHFLYALQIYAPGTVTILETFPAQSPDGTSLQGNVIFHRLFWAFRPSANPDAGRWVDNLAREKWTRSYDNGKRWGHMTTNLVESMNGVFKGIRHLPITALVEATYYRMASLFARRGSYE, from the exons ATGCAGAATATGTTCGCCAATCATGAGTATTCTGGTTACGACTGCATAGAACTGTATGTTACTCTACCAGAAGTTCAACCCACACAAATGGTTGAGTCACAAGTCATTGATGCACTTGAAGACGAGCAAGCAGAGGTCGACGttgtagatgaagaagaagaagcaccggaAATAGAAGTTGATAACTTGGTCAACGAGGAAAGTGAAGATGAACCGGAAGTTGTTGTACCACGAGATCAAGTACATATGCCTCCAGCGCACATGAGGAACTTGAATTTTGATGGGGATGACGAACCATCGACTGATATTTTCTATGATCCATACACTCAAACAAATCAACGGTTAAAAGTAGGAGACATATTtcgttctaaggaggcatgtatcATGGCCATAAAAAGATTTCATATGGCTAACAATGTTGATTTTAGAGTTGATCGCGCCAATGTCGAGAGGTACAAAATTTATTGTAGAAACAATGattgtggattcaggttgcatgcatcatacaggaagagaagtgattCATGGGTTATAGGATATATTTCCCAAGATCACACATGTGTTAACACAAATGTTTCACAAGATCACTGTAAGCTAAGTTATAACATTATTTGTCAAGAAATCTTGCCTCTAGTTGAAAAAGATCCATCGTTAAAGGTGAAAACGATAATCTCTCATATCGTTGCAACATACAATTACACTATGTCTTATAGAAAGGCGTGGCTGGCGAAGACCAAAGCGATCGAAATTGTGTATGGAAATTGGGAGGATTCGTACAAACGACTCCCACATTTCTTATATGCGCTTCAAATTTATGCTCCTGGAACCGTTACTATTTTAGAGACCTTTCCGGCGCAATCTCCAGACGGAACGTCCCTTCAAGGAAATGTGATATTCCACAGGCTTTTCTGGGCTTTCCGCCCAT cggcaaatccagatgcaggcagaTGGGTAGACAATCTTGCTAGAGAGAAATGGACCAGATCATACGACAACGGGAAGCGATGGGGGCACATGACTACGAATCTTGTGGAGTCTATGAACGGGGTGTTTAAGGGCATCAGACACCTTCCGATTACTGCCTTGGTGGAagcaacatactataggatggCTTCTCTTTTCGCAAGAAGAG gATCATATGAATAA